A window of Hippoglossus stenolepis isolate QCI-W04-F060 chromosome 18, HSTE1.2, whole genome shotgun sequence contains these coding sequences:
- the ak1 gene encoding adenylate kinase isoenzyme 1 encodes MADKIKDAKIIFVVGGPGSGKGTQCEKIVAKYGYTHLSSGDLLRAEVASGSERGKQLQAIMQKGELVPLDTVLDMIKDAMIAKAAVSKGFLIDGYPREVKQGEEFEKKIGKPCLLLYVDAKGETMVKRLLKRGETSGRSDDNEETIKKRLDLYYKATEPVISFYESRGIVRKVDSELPVDEVFGQVSKAVDALK; translated from the exons ATGGCAG ACAAAATTAAAGATGCCAAGATCATCTTTGTTGTGG GTGGGCCTGGCTCTGGAAAGGGCACCCAGTGTGAGAAGATAGTGGCAAAGTACGGCTACACCCACCTGTCATCTGGCGATCTGCTCCGTGCCGAGGTGGCTTCTGGCTCTGAGAGGGGCAAGCAGCTCCAGGCCATCATGCAGAAGGGAGAGCTCGTGCCCCTG GACACAGTTTTGGACATGATCAAGGACGCCATGATCGCCAAGGCTGCCGTCTCCAAGGGCTTCCTCATCGATGGCTACCCCCGTGAGGTGAAGCAGGGCGAGGAGTTTGAGAAGAAG ATCGGCAAaccctgcctgctgctgtatgTTGACGCCAAAGGCGAGACGATGGTCAAGAGGCTCCTGAAGCGCGGCGAGACCAGCGGCCGCTCCGACGACAACGAGGAGACCATCAAGAAGCGTCTGGACCTGTACTACAAAGCGACAGAGCCGGTCATTTCCTTCTACGAGAGCCGTGGTATCGTGAGGAAG GTTGACTCTGAGCTGCCAGTGGACGAGGTCTTCGGCCAAGTGTCCAAGGCTGTTGATGCACTAAAATAA